AGCCCGTGGACGAACCGAAAGAGGATCTGGCGATCATCTTCCGCGGCGTCAATGGCCCGAACTTTACCGCCGAGCCGATCGACATCTGATCGCACCGGCACATCTGACACGGGGCGGCCGCACATCGCGGCCGCCCTTTTTCGCATGCGGGTCAGGGCCTGCCGCGGAACGGCGTTTCGCGTGCGACAACGGCGACGCTTGGGCGGTCACCCGGCCCGGTCGCCCGCTGGATCAGTGCGGTCGATTGCTGGACGGTCTGGCCAACTTGCACGCTGACCGTGACCCCGAACCAACTTGAGGTGAAGCCTGCTCCTGGCGGCAGGATAAGCCGAGCATTCACTACGTCCTGCGGTGTTAGCAGACCATTGCGGTCGCGGGTCGCGATCAGAGTCGCGGCCTGGACCGGATTGTCGGTCAGCACGCCGATGACGTGCGGCGGCGCAGTGTTCAGGTTCACATCCGTCGAATTGGGCAATACGGTCAGAAAATCCGACAGTTGGGCCACTTCCTGCGGGGTGAGCCCTGCCTCGGCGGTCAGGTCGCCAAGCCGATCCAGCACTTGCTGTTGCGCCAGCCGCGCGACCACCCGCGCCGCCACGTCGGCGGGCAGATCCAGCGCTGCGCCCACCCGGGTCAGGACCTGCGCCCCAAGCGCACCGCGCATCGCGTTGCTGTTCAGGTTGATGCGCGATTGTGCATCCTGGATGGACAGCGAAAAGCTGCCCTGCGCGATGGCGATGGGGTCCTGTGCGACCTGCGCCCAAGGCTCGGACAGGTTGTCGGTCTGGGGTGCCTCCGCCATGTCGCGGGTCAGAGCGGAGATCAGACTGGCCTCCCCGGCGGCGATGAGGGCCTGTGCCTGACCGGCATCGCTGAACCTCTGGCTGCGGGTGATCGACAGATCCGAAAGGCTGATCATTGCGTAGAGAACCGAAGATGCCAGCGCCAGGGTGACCAGCACGTTGATCAGCACGACGCCATCCTGCGGGTCGCGGGCCGCCATCAGCGCGGCTCGGAGGGCAGGGTGGCGACGCGGCGCAGTTGCCTGTCGTCGGCCAGGGTGATGATAGCGGCCACCGCCACCGGGTTGGGCGGGCGCTGCGACAACACCGCGACCGCGCGCGGCGGCGGCCACTGATCCACCCATCCCACGCCCGGATCATAGAATTGCCAAGCAATTCCCGCCACATCGCTCAACAAAGACTGGCGCGCCACCGGGTCGCCGCCGGCCGAGGCGACATCGCGCAGCAACACCCCCTCCTGCACCTGATAGGTCAGGGTGATCCAGCCCGCGCCCGTTTCGGCCGCACTGCGCCCAACTGACAGGACCGGCCCTGCTTCGCCATCCTGCCAGGACAGTGTGCCGGACCGCGCCTGCCTGAAATCGGTGGAAAGAAGGTACATTCCGCGCTGGATCTGGGCCAGACGCTCCAGCCGTCCCTCGGTTCCTGCCTGGGTGCGCAGGATCTGGTCCAGCATCCCGAACCCCGCACCGCCGATCAGCGCGAACAGGACCAGCGCCACCAGCACCTCGACCAGCGTGACCCCTGCCGTGGCAGATCGCAGGGTGGGGCGCGTCACGTGCCGGTAATCTCGCCCAAGGCCTCGATACCGCCACCCACAATGCCCAGCACGGTCAGGTCGCGCTGACAGCGGCCATCTTCGACAAAGCGGAAATTACCCAAAGCACCGGTAAAGCCCGCCTGCCGCAACAGGCCTTTTCGGTTCAGCTCGCCCGAATTGCCCATGCCGACGGCGATCAGTGCCGCATCATACCCCAGGGCCGCGATGATGCCCGGCGCCTCGCCGAAAGCCGCCTGAAACTGGTCCGAAAACGGCTGAAACAGGTTGGGTGGGGCAGCGGCAAACCAAGCCCCGGAGAGGTTCGGGTCGGCCGCCGCATCCGACACGCCCCATTGGACCGATCCCAACACCTGCATGCCACTGCCTTGCAGCTGTCGGGCAAACGCTGTCAGGGTCGCGCCCCCATCGGGCAGGAAAACTGCTTGCGGCAAGGTGCCTCCGCTTGCAGCGCGGATCGCATCGATCAGCCCCCCCTGTTCGGGGTCGCGCAGCAGCGTCGCAGTCAACGTGATGCCGCCACCCCGGGCGATGCCCCCCGCGGATGCGATCGAGGCGACCCCAAGCGGCGTGTTGCGCGCTACCAGTGCGATCCGCGTCAACCCCTGCGCGCGGGCATAGCTGAACATTGTCGAGACCGATTGCGCCGGTGTGACGCCCATGACGAACGCGCCTTGCGCGCCCAACGTGTCGTCATTGGAAAACGTCACCACCGGCACCCCACCCGCCACCGCCAGAACCGCAGGCGTCTGATTGCCCCGCAACGGCCCCATTAGTATCCGGGCGCCCCCGGCCAGCGCCCGGCGCGCGGCCTCTGCGGCACCGTCAGGCGTGTCGGCGGTGTCAAAGACCGCAGGCGCGGCGGACGGATCAAGTCCCTGCGTGACAAGCGACG
The nucleotide sequence above comes from Paracoccus liaowanqingii. Encoded proteins:
- a CDS encoding ABC transporter substrate-binding protein, with the protein product MPLAACGGGALGARGSGVGGRDAALLLPLSGSLSAVGQNMGRAASLVTQGLDPSAAPAVFDTADTPDGAAEAARRALAGGARILMGPLRGNQTPAVLAVAGGVPVVTFSNDDTLGAQGAFVMGVTPAQSVSTMFSYARAQGLTRIALVARNTPLGVASIASAGGIARGGGITLTATLLRDPEQGGLIDAIRAASGGTLPQAVFLPDGGATLTAFARQLQGSGMQVLGSVQWGVSDAAADPNLSGAWFAAAPPNLFQPFSDQFQAAFGEAPGIIAALGYDAALIAVGMGNSGELNRKGLLRQAGFTGALGNFRFVEDGRCQRDLTVLGIVGGGIEALGEITGT
- a CDS encoding type II secretion system protein GspJ, yielding MTRPTLRSATAGVTLVEVLVALVLFALIGGAGFGMLDQILRTQAGTEGRLERLAQIQRGMYLLSTDFRQARSGTLSWQDGEAGPVLSVGRSAAETGAGWITLTYQVQEGVLLRDVASAGGDPVARQSLLSDVAGIAWQFYDPGVGWVDQWPPPRAVAVLSQRPPNPVAVAAIITLADDRQLRRVATLPSEPR
- a CDS encoding type II secretion system minor pseudopilin, translated to MAARDPQDGVVLINVLVTLALASSVLYAMISLSDLSITRSQRFSDAGQAQALIAAGEASLISALTRDMAEAPQTDNLSEPWAQVAQDPIAIAQGSFSLSIQDAQSRINLNSNAMRGALGAQVLTRVGAALDLPADVAARVVARLAQQQVLDRLGDLTAEAGLTPQEVAQLSDFLTVLPNSTDVNLNTAPPHVIGVLTDNPVQAATLIATRDRNGLLTPQDVVNARLILPPGAGFTSSWFGVTVSVQVGQTVQQSTALIQRATGPGDRPSVAVVARETPFRGRP